From the genome of Gracilibacillus salitolerans, one region includes:
- a CDS encoding beta-glucoside-specific PTS transporter subunit IIABC, translating to MKYQQLARDIIQHVGGKENVNSVVHCITRLRFKLKDESKANTEALNKMDGVVTVRKSGGQYQVVIGNHVADVYKAVVAEGGFEAKGEVDQDEEKGSLLNRFIDMISGIFTPILAVLVASGVLKGFNALFVAVGLLDEQGGTYQILNAIGDGLFYFLPVILGYTAMKKFGGTPFLGMVIAMALVYPDLEGIPGASEPLYTLFAGTMFESPVYIEFLGIPVILMTYSMSVIPIIIATFFAAKLETTFAKVVPNVLKMFLVPLLTMLIIIPLTFIIIGPIATWASQLLGAASVGIYDLSPIIAGIFIGGLWLVFVMFGLHWGLVPVALNNFATLGQDPILALIFAHSFALAGALMAVIIRTKNQKTKTLTPPAIVSAIFGVTEPGMYGVALPLKWPFIYTVISSAVGGAILGVFGTIGYNMAGLGVFQIPSFIHPEEGLNLSFVASIIAMIVAAVLAFVLTYFFGGIGKQEAEEESANEETSNNSETEVKSEEITSPLTGEMRKLEEIDDTAFASGALGKGIAIEPTDGKLVSPVSGTISALFPTKHAIGITSDNGAEILIHVGLDTVQLDGKYFETSLQQGERVEKGQELLTFDIEGIQKAGFQITTPVVVTNHDQYQLKIIEQSSVTSESTVIELTSK from the coding sequence ATGAAATATCAACAGTTAGCAAGGGATATTATTCAACATGTTGGTGGAAAAGAAAATGTAAACAGTGTCGTTCATTGTATTACACGACTCCGTTTTAAATTAAAAGATGAAAGTAAAGCGAATACAGAAGCATTAAATAAAATGGATGGTGTTGTAACCGTTCGAAAAAGCGGCGGTCAATATCAAGTAGTTATTGGAAATCATGTAGCAGATGTTTATAAAGCAGTAGTTGCTGAAGGTGGATTTGAAGCAAAAGGTGAAGTAGATCAAGACGAAGAAAAAGGCAGTTTGTTAAATCGTTTTATCGATATGATCTCTGGTATTTTTACGCCTATTCTTGCTGTATTAGTAGCATCTGGTGTGTTAAAAGGTTTTAATGCACTATTTGTAGCAGTTGGGTTATTAGATGAACAAGGTGGAACCTATCAAATTCTAAATGCAATTGGAGATGGACTATTCTACTTCTTACCAGTGATTTTAGGTTATACCGCAATGAAAAAATTTGGTGGAACCCCGTTCTTAGGTATGGTTATAGCGATGGCATTGGTTTATCCTGATTTGGAAGGGATACCAGGAGCAAGCGAGCCATTGTACACGCTATTTGCAGGAACGATGTTCGAATCACCTGTATATATTGAATTTCTTGGAATACCAGTTATTTTAATGACTTATTCGATGTCGGTTATTCCGATTATCATAGCAACATTCTTTGCAGCTAAATTGGAAACAACTTTTGCTAAAGTAGTTCCAAATGTATTGAAGATGTTCCTAGTACCATTGTTAACTATGCTTATTATTATACCATTAACTTTTATTATCATTGGTCCTATTGCCACTTGGGCAAGTCAATTATTAGGGGCAGCAAGTGTTGGTATTTATGATTTAAGTCCAATTATTGCCGGTATTTTTATTGGTGGTTTATGGTTAGTGTTTGTAATGTTTGGTTTACATTGGGGCCTTGTACCAGTCGCTCTTAATAACTTTGCAACACTTGGTCAAGATCCAATTTTAGCTTTAATATTTGCACACTCATTTGCATTAGCGGGTGCCTTAATGGCTGTTATCATTAGAACGAAAAATCAAAAAACAAAAACATTAACGCCACCAGCCATTGTTTCAGCGATATTTGGTGTAACAGAGCCAGGTATGTATGGGGTTGCGTTACCACTTAAATGGCCGTTTATTTATACCGTCATATCATCAGCTGTTGGTGGTGCCATATTAGGTGTGTTTGGAACGATTGGTTACAATATGGCAGGACTAGGTGTATTCCAAATTCCAAGTTTTATTCATCCTGAAGAAGGATTGAATCTATCCTTTGTAGCTTCTATTATTGCGATGATTGTTGCAGCGGTATTGGCATTTGTTCTAACGTATTTCTTTGGAGGTATTGGAAAGCAAGAGGCAGAAGAAGAATCAGCAAATGAGGAGACTTCTAATAATAGTGAAACAGAAGTAAAAAGCGAGGAAATAACAAGCCCTTTAACTGGAGAAATGAGAAAGTTAGAAGAAATTGATGACACTGCTTTCGCATCCGGAGCTCTAGGAAAAGGCATTGCAATTGAACCTACAGACGGTAAGTTAGTATCGCCTGTTTCAGGGACCATTTCCGCTTTATTCCCGACAAAGCATGCGATCGGTATTACCTCTGATAATGGTGCGGAGATCTTAATTCATGTTGGTTTAGATACGGTTCAACTTGATGGGAAATATTTCGAAACATCCCTGCAACAGGGAGAACGAGTAGAAAAAGGTCAAGAACTTCTAACATTTGATATAGAGGGAATTCAAAAAGCTGGTTTTCAGATTACGACACCAGTAGTTGTAACGAACCATGACCAATATCAACTAAAAATAATAGAACAATCTAGTGTAACTTCAGAAAGTACTGTTATTGAATTGACATCTAAATAA
- the licT gene encoding BglG family transcription antiterminator LicT: protein MKINKVLNNNVVVTTNQHGQEIVVMGKGLAFQKKVGQRIDEDKIEKNFVLQDTGTSEKLNQLLQDTSDKYLDIASEIYEYARSILPYKLNDYLYIALTDHISFAITRMKEGIQLKNTLLFEIRKYYKKEFDIGLHSLDIIEEYTGIRMNEDEAASIALHLINSQLSGENMEMAVQVTDVVNKVLNIVKYHYKTEIDENSINYERFLTHLRFFTVRFLREEHIEETIDEFFYEQVQSKYHQAYKCTEKIATFLEKNFNWVLTKDDMVYLTIHIHRVTYRQRKTN, encoded by the coding sequence ATGAAAATTAATAAAGTGCTAAATAATAATGTCGTCGTCACTACTAACCAACATGGTCAAGAAATAGTTGTTATGGGGAAAGGTTTAGCATTTCAGAAAAAAGTGGGACAAAGGATTGATGAAGATAAAATTGAAAAGAATTTTGTCCTACAAGATACCGGAACAAGTGAAAAGCTAAATCAATTATTACAAGATACGTCAGATAAATATTTGGATATTGCTTCTGAAATTTATGAATATGCACGGTCGATTTTACCGTATAAGTTGAATGATTATTTATATATTGCATTAACAGATCATATCAGTTTTGCGATAACAAGAATGAAGGAAGGCATTCAGCTAAAAAACACATTGTTATTCGAGATCCGCAAATATTATAAAAAAGAATTTGACATTGGTTTGCACTCATTGGATATTATTGAAGAGTATACCGGTATAAGAATGAATGAAGATGAGGCAGCATCAATTGCTCTACACTTAATCAATAGTCAGCTATCTGGGGAAAACATGGAAATGGCCGTCCAGGTAACTGATGTTGTCAACAAGGTTTTAAATATCGTGAAATATCATTATAAAACAGAAATAGATGAGAACTCTATTAATTATGAAAGGTTTTTAACTCATTTGCGTTTCTTTACGGTGCGATTTTTACGTGAAGAGCATATTGAAGAGACAATTGATGAATTCTTTTATGAGCAAGTACAAAGTAAATATCACCAAGCATACAAATGTACAGAAAAAATAGCAACATTTTTAGAAAAGAATTTCAATTGGGTATTAACCAAGGATGATATGGTATATTTGACAATCCATATTCATCGCGTTACCTATCGACAAAGAAAGACTAACTAA
- a CDS encoding DUF5107 domain-containing protein, with protein sequence MTTKVKVYERDVTIPTYPVGKPEKNPMFLEKRVYQGSSGKVYPHPIIEKIYDQKEEKTYRLVILENEYLYVELMPEIGGRIYRALDKTNEYDFVYYNEVIKPALVGLAGPWISGGIEFNWPQHHRPNTFGPVEYTIEANQNGSQTVWMSEIDRMYGTKGMAGFTLHPNKAVIEITGQLYNRTSQAQTFLWWANPAIPVNDHTQSIFPPDVRFVFDHGKRDVSKFPIATGEYYKMDYSAGADISKYKNIPVPTSYMVHHSDYNFVGSYDFKEQSGIYHVANRHISPGKKQWTWGRGDFGKAWDRNLTDENGPYVELMTGVFTDNQPDFTWIQPYEEKQFTQYFMPYKDIGAIKNASVDAAVNLTLNAGVLTAGVYTTSAFHNVKLIIKHKGKTFQEFTFNSTPGKGWIKTFEVDKTDQIHDYLIQVFSENDSLLVEFQAEAPAIEEIPEAAKAIEAPEKLRHNEDLFLAGQHLEQYRHATFEPDDYYLEGLRRNPSDYRMNNAYGQLLLRRGQLSESEKHLRKAIETLTRHNPNPYEMEPYFYLGVSLQLQGKTTEAYGTFYKATWSGLWKDKAISHLAMIAYQNGEVETARSHADEAFLINQNNLIIRNLRTACLRQLGNLEQALDDTLTTIKKDPVDFGARYERYLIYIELEEKEKATEAWESLEKITRGETRNYLYLSQDLLLSGRFADIELLLTSIKTDSNPMIGYYLGYAAHHQGRLGQAKSYYRQANQQPSDYCFPNHLYDYLVLNDALETVAEQDKAHYYLGNLMYDKKRYEEAAIHWQQSIAIEDTFPTAFRNLAFYYYNKLGNQEKAQEVLEKAFSLDKKDARVFYELDQLYKKIGHSPEKRINIMEKHMDLVKERDDLFVEYITLQHILGNYQETLPLIQHRIFHPWEGGEGKITKQYTTSHIGLALAAMDNQEYSKAISLLQKAKTFPENLGEGKLHGAQENDINYWLGIAHSFNQEKEESTHYFKEATHGLGDPTNAMYYNDQPPEMIFYQGLAHRQLNDGNLANGTFNKLIDYGETQLFKTLEIDYFAVSLPDFLVFDEDMEQKNKVHCFFMMALGYMGLQNKEKTKEFLYQVLELNPSHQGAAWHLQHFDRFYHGANRP encoded by the coding sequence GTGACAACAAAAGTAAAAGTGTATGAGCGGGATGTAACGATTCCGACTTACCCAGTTGGTAAACCAGAAAAAAATCCAATGTTTTTAGAAAAAAGAGTCTATCAGGGAAGTTCGGGAAAAGTGTATCCCCATCCGATTATTGAAAAGATATATGATCAAAAAGAAGAAAAAACATATCGATTAGTCATATTAGAGAACGAATACTTGTACGTAGAATTAATGCCGGAAATAGGTGGCCGTATTTATCGTGCGCTTGATAAGACGAATGAGTATGATTTTGTTTATTACAATGAAGTCATCAAGCCTGCGTTAGTCGGACTGGCAGGGCCTTGGATTTCGGGAGGAATTGAATTTAACTGGCCACAACATCACCGTCCCAATACATTTGGTCCAGTCGAATATACGATAGAAGCGAATCAAAATGGCAGTCAAACGGTTTGGATGAGCGAAATCGATCGGATGTATGGAACGAAAGGTATGGCAGGTTTTACGCTTCATCCTAACAAAGCTGTCATTGAAATCACCGGTCAATTATATAACCGAACCAGCCAGGCACAAACCTTTTTGTGGTGGGCGAATCCAGCTATTCCAGTCAATGACCATACGCAATCTATTTTTCCACCTGACGTTCGTTTTGTCTTTGATCATGGGAAGCGAGATGTATCGAAATTCCCAATTGCTACAGGTGAGTATTACAAAATGGATTATTCAGCAGGTGCGGATATTTCGAAGTATAAGAATATTCCTGTACCAACGTCTTATATGGTGCACCACTCTGATTATAATTTCGTTGGTAGTTATGATTTCAAAGAGCAATCTGGTATTTACCATGTTGCTAATCGCCACATTTCACCAGGAAAAAAACAATGGACATGGGGAAGAGGTGATTTTGGTAAAGCATGGGATCGTAACCTAACGGATGAGAATGGTCCATATGTAGAACTGATGACAGGCGTCTTCACCGATAATCAGCCTGACTTTACCTGGATACAACCTTATGAAGAAAAGCAATTCACACAATATTTTATGCCATATAAAGATATAGGCGCTATCAAAAATGCCAGTGTAGACGCAGCAGTAAACTTAACATTAAATGCTGGGGTACTAACTGCTGGTGTCTATACAACCTCAGCTTTCCATAACGTCAAATTGATCATTAAGCATAAGGGTAAAACTTTTCAAGAGTTTACGTTTAACTCCACACCTGGAAAAGGCTGGATAAAAACGTTCGAAGTAGACAAAACTGATCAAATTCATGACTATCTGATCCAGGTTTTCTCAGAGAATGATAGCCTATTAGTGGAATTTCAAGCAGAAGCACCAGCCATTGAAGAAATACCAGAAGCAGCGAAGGCGATTGAAGCTCCAGAAAAATTAAGACATAATGAGGATCTTTTCCTCGCTGGTCAGCATTTGGAACAATACCGTCATGCGACATTTGAGCCTGACGATTATTATTTGGAAGGTCTCCGTCGAAATCCTAGTGATTATCGTATGAATAATGCATACGGACAGTTACTATTAAGAAGGGGACAATTATCAGAAAGTGAAAAACATTTACGAAAAGCAATTGAGACGTTAACAAGGCACAATCCTAATCCATATGAAATGGAGCCCTACTTCTACCTTGGTGTAAGTCTACAATTGCAAGGTAAAACAACGGAAGCATATGGCACATTTTACAAAGCAACATGGAGTGGTCTTTGGAAGGATAAAGCGATCAGTCATCTCGCGATGATCGCTTACCAAAACGGTGAGGTGGAAACAGCACGAAGTCATGCTGATGAAGCGTTTCTTATCAATCAAAACAATCTGATTATACGCAATCTAAGAACAGCATGCCTCCGCCAATTAGGTAATCTAGAACAAGCGCTTGATGATACTTTAACAACTATCAAAAAAGATCCAGTTGACTTTGGTGCCAGATATGAACGGTATTTAATTTATATCGAACTCGAAGAAAAAGAAAAAGCTACAGAAGCGTGGGAATCATTAGAGAAGATCACACGAGGGGAAACCCGCAATTACCTTTATTTATCACAGGACCTACTTTTATCAGGACGATTTGCAGATATCGAGTTATTGCTTACGTCGATAAAAACTGACTCGAACCCAATGATCGGGTATTATCTTGGTTATGCAGCTCACCATCAGGGGCGTTTAGGTCAAGCAAAAAGCTATTATCGACAAGCAAACCAACAGCCATCAGACTATTGTTTCCCTAATCATTTATATGATTATCTCGTACTAAACGATGCATTAGAAACCGTAGCAGAACAAGATAAGGCACATTATTATCTTGGTAATCTTATGTATGATAAAAAAAGGTACGAAGAAGCCGCGATTCATTGGCAACAATCGATTGCGATAGAGGATACCTTTCCTACCGCTTTTCGCAACCTAGCTTTTTACTATTATAATAAATTAGGCAATCAGGAAAAAGCTCAAGAAGTATTAGAGAAAGCCTTCAGCCTAGACAAAAAAGATGCAAGAGTGTTCTACGAATTGGATCAATTATACAAAAAGATAGGCCATTCACCAGAAAAACGGATCAACATCATGGAAAAACACATGGACCTCGTGAAAGAACGAGATGATCTTTTTGTTGAATATATCACGCTTCAACATATTCTAGGAAACTATCAAGAAACATTACCTTTGATTCAGCATAGAATATTCCATCCATGGGAAGGCGGAGAAGGGAAAATCACCAAACAATATACTACCTCCCATATCGGTCTTGCATTAGCCGCAATGGACAATCAAGAATATAGTAAAGCAATAAGTCTATTACAAAAAGCGAAAACATTTCCTGAAAACCTAGGTGAAGGCAAGCTTCACGGCGCCCAGGAAAATGATATAAACTATTGGCTTGGTATAGCCCATTCATTTAATCAAGAAAAAGAAGAATCGACACACTATTTTAAAGAAGCAACGCACGGACTTGGTGATCCTACTAATGCTATGTATTACAATGACCAACCACCAGAGATGATTTTTTATCAAGGACTTGCACACCGCCAATTAAATGATGGTAACCTTGCTAATGGTACATTTAATAAACTAATAGATTACGGTGAAACACAATTATTCAAGACATTAGAAATTGATTACTTTGCTGTATCCTTACCTGATTTTCTCGTATTTGATGAAGATATGGAGCAAAAAAATAAAGTTCATTGCTTCTTCATGATGGCATTAGGATATATGGGATTACAAAACAAAGAAAAAACAAAAGAATTTTTGTACCAAGTGTTGGAATTAAATCCAAGTCACCAAGGGGCAGCATGGCATTTACAACATTTCGATAGATTTTATCACGGTGCTAATCGTCCTTAA